In Salvia miltiorrhiza cultivar Shanhuang (shh) chromosome 4, IMPLAD_Smil_shh, whole genome shotgun sequence, the DNA window ATGCAGCAACACCTTCAGCTGCGGCGGCAACATCACCGGAATCGGTTACCCCTTCCGGGGAGCCGGCGATCCGGAGTACTGCGGCCATCGCAGTTTAGTCCTGAGCTGCGACGAGCGGCGCAATGTGACCAACATCGACATCATGGATCTGAGATATCGCGTGCTGGAAATGGACGGTAGCTCGCAGACGATGAGGATCGCGAGGGAGGACACGATGAGCAGCGCCTGCCCCTCGGTCATGGCGAACACCACTCTCGATTACTCCGTCTTCGACTACGCCTCCTCGTGTATGAACTACACGTTTCTCTACGGCTGCCCTTTCAACCCTGGCTTTCTGATGCATGTCCCCTGCGGTGGAGATGCTGGCGGCGCCTATGTTCTGCCTGGGGCGGCTGTGGGGCCAAAGGATTGCGATGCTAGCGTCATAGTTTCGGGGGCTTTAGTGGCGATCAATGAGCCTCTCGGCACGCCGGAATTGGGGGAAGCTCTGAAACATGGTTTTCAGATCAGATGGAAGATGGAGAGCAAGAGTTGCAGCGATTGTACGGCGTCACAAGGCCGGTGCGGCTACGATTTGACGACCAACAAGACAGTTTGTTATTGCCGTGATCCGCCCTATGTATCTGATGCTTGCACCGTCACTGATTATAGATCGCCGCCTAAATCCAAGGGTATGTACTCTCTACCTATCTTTCCTGAAAtaattctttttattatattccCTCGTCTCAGCTCAAATGtctagtttatttttttatttttagtacgCATGTGATTTAAATATAAAGTGAATTATTTCTAATAAAGTTAAAAAGAAGATATATATCCCCTTTTAGAGATACTTATGTCAAATTaaataagagagaaaatataaAGAGTAGCTTTTTTTGTGGCATATTACCTAACTTATTAGGTAATTGTTATTTGTTGAGTGTTCTAAAATGAAATAGGACATTTTAAATGGGATCAGTCCAAATAAAAAAGTAAGAGATTTGGAGTGAGACGGTATTGATGGAAGGACTTGTTTTGATTAGTGTTGACCAAGTCTAGCTTCTACCTTAAAAAATGCAAGTTATAGAAAGGGAGAGGAAGTAGATATCTTTTGTTGTCATGTAACTTAAACACTAGATTAACACTCAAGATATATATCAAAAAGGCCCCACCAACTACGCCCACCACCTAATTACGTATACAAGAAGAAGATTTACATATATTATACATGTACATAGATATATTTAATATAGAAGCACCTTAAATTGTATAGGAGTGAAAGGTGATCGCCCAGATAGCTTAAGAAGGAATCGGCCCTAGTTTAGTACCACTTATTATAACTTGACTCTTCCATGTTGTGTGCTTCTAGTGTGTACCATTTTACTTGGTGaaagatctacgtccacgggtgAAAGTGTATGTATTATTGATGATTGATTGCTCCAAAAGAGAACGAGATACAAAAGAAGAATTACATGCACTACAACAACAAACTTTGAATCTACAACTATTCTCCATATTCTTCTTGCTCCCAAATCTCTCTATCTCACTATTCAACTGAATACAGATTTTATATCTCTCTTAACTAGTTGAACTGTAATCTCATCCGTCGATCCAACGTGAACGATTGAGATCTTAATCACAAATGCAAACTTACTTAATTGCCATTCAATCCCTCCATGTTTCTGAATTAGCAATTAAGTCCTTAAAGTTTCTTGTGTAAATAGTTGATGCATAGATGTGAAGACACATATGCAACAAGAAGTGATTAAGGAACTTCTAACACTTGAATAGAAAATTTAATTATACTATAATAACTTGTGATTTTGTTCGTAGAACGTACTTTTCTTAATTTTGAGAAATAATGACGGAGTGTTGTCTTGATTAATTAGTGTTAGGCGGCTAACTTTGTGTTACGGTGATAGTTACTATGCCATTGCCTCTTTATgaccttttttttcatttttttttatttgggggGTGAAGAGATTGGAATTAGCACCCAAGTTTCTCACCCTCAGAAGAACACATGGAATCATCTGTCACACTATTTTGTGtataccactcttaatttatctattttataattatttttataaaaataaaaattattattatattatgaactctaattaatatttataactaaaaattaaaatttttaaaaattataactttgaattaatgaacctaaataattaattattaattcaaataaatataaaaaataattataaatcctaattggatgagtgaacccttattaattatctttttataatattaaagcataataaattaaaattgaaaaaaatataattaaaaattataataaattaagagtggtacatagtggtacacacaaaatagtgggacagaggatcccatgtgCTGAAGAGAGGAATACCGTTAAGCTACAAGgcttatgaatttttttttctaattaactgaaattatatataaaatctgTATGTATTTAGCCTGATACCACAGTTCAATGAAAAGTATTAGTTGTCTATTGAAGTTaacaaaaaatcaataaaaaatttaGTATAAGAAAATAATAGAAGAACgagttttttctttatttttttcagtcttaaattattcaaattaattcTAAATTGATACTAGCTTTTATTGATACAAAAACCTAAGAATCTTGGACCCCAAATCCAGAAAACTGATACGGAGCTCGAATTCCCGGATCCGTTTCATTCTCTTGGCAATCAAGTTCTTAACAAAGCTGACTTCAATTTGGGCCAACCACGAAATAGCCCCAACCATCAAATATTAATCTCACTATCTATGTCAGCAAAATGAGTCAAAGAACACACCATCAATTATGGATTTGCTTTGATGGTTATTTGACTTTTACGATCCTCCATGttccaaattaatttaattaatccgCAACATCTATTATTAGCTACAAATAGAACCCCAcacaaccatatatatatatatgcaacaaAACACAATCTGTAGAAACATAAGTAAAAAAGGCAGCTATGTTGAAAATTATTGATAAAAATTGCGAATCATTGATCTCTAACAATAATAGATTCTCCCAGCTTCGGAAAACGATATTCAAATTAGGTGAGTCAACAAAAGGCGGCTAAGCTCCCATTCAACGTTCAAATATCTCCAACCTTCCACCTTCACACCATGCCTAAATTCGCCGCCTCCATCTCCCTCGCTCTTCCGCAATGCCCCTCCTCCTCATTCTCGCCGCCGCCCTCTTCGCGGCGGCGCATTGCCAGTCCGACACCTACGCCAACTGTGACCGCACCTTCTCATGCGGCTCCATCACCAACATAACATTCCCTTTCCACGGCGGCGACCGCCCCCCCTACTGCGGCCTCCCCGACTTCGCCCTGGCCTGCCGCGACGGCAACACCACCGAGCTGGCTCACACCTCAGCCGCCTACCGCGTCCTCCGACTCAATCAGACTGAGAAGTCACTCGTTCTCGCCCACTCCGATCTCTACAGCAATACATGCCCTTCCGACTTTCGCAACATTACCCTAGGTTCCCCTTATTTCTACTATAATCTCACCCAAAACGAAGAACTCACTATGTTCTACGGCTGCAACACCTCCCGCTTAAGTTCGGCGGGGAACAATGCGTCGGAATTGAGTATCACGAGGGACAATCGCATCAGATGCAATTCCACTGATTTGAATTACACGGGCGCATTTTATTGGATCGGCCCGGTTCCCAGCGACCCTATTTTGAGCATCATATCCTGTAACATTAGTGTAAGAATGCCGATGCTGAGGGCCGCCGGCGATCTGCTGACGAACTCCACGATTAATCTTGGAGAGGCGTTGATGGAAGGTTTCGACGTGAGTTATAGCGTGCAGGATGAGAGCTTGTGCTCTGAGTGCAACAGAATGAGCGGGCAATGCGGGTTTAGTGCTGAGACcgataaactcatttgcatttGCGGCGATAAGCTTTGTCCTTTTGCTTTGACGCCTCCACCGGCACCTACTCCTTCTGACGGTAATTGGGTTTCTATTATCTCCCTGTTTGTTGGTTATTGATTGGAATGTTTGGTGCTTTAGGAAGTAAGATGATATCATTGATTGCTCATGTTCATGCTGGTTGATGCAGAGAACGTCATGATGGAATTGTTTGAACATATAGACCCCAAAGTTTTTTTAGACATGTAACTTTGACTGTTTTGCAAATGGAGAACAAATTTTTTTGGGCTTCCAATTGTAGGAAAAATTCGACAATCGGGCTCAATTTGTCCTACTTATtccgaattttttaaaatttgtcatGCAATTCAAAGATCGAAAAAATTTGCCCTACATTTGCAAAACGACCAAAGTACGGGTCTAAAAAAACTTTGGGCTcgaatatatatatcatatcgTAGATAAGGCCATAATGTTATGGTTGTTGTTTGATCGTTAATGAGTCATTGTGAATGGCAGGTTTTTGTTAGTAGATCCCTAGTCGCAGAGTGGGGATGAGTATATAGTGTGTTCGAATGGCTCATACTTTTCTTCAAGGATGCCACTTTCATAAATTCCTTTGTCTCTATTTGTTTTATGCTTCCTTGAATGGTTGCTACATTGATcatggtgtgtgtgtgtgtggttttaTTCCTCAGGTACCTGATGCACTGAACTTTTTCGACCTTCAGAAGATTGTTTTGCTTGCAGCAATGCCAGTtttgaaaattcattttttatgtaTGACTGTAAAATAGATTATGCACTTGTTGGTTACGCTATTTAAATTGTTGGTTGTTGTATGACTACTAGTTCAGATTCATAAAATGTTATACAAACTCTTATTTAGTGATTTCTTGGCTGCTGCAGGAAGCAGAAATACAGAAAGGAGTATAGGTACGATGCCATCCCAAGTGTAAAAGTGATGTTATTTCACCCGAAATGTTTAAACTGAAATTTTTGGATATGTTTGCGTGATGGGCATATGCAGGTCTTTTCATAGCTGGTGCGATTCTTACTGGTGTTGGCCTGGGATGGTTGGTTTTCCATTGTAGACAAAAGAGGAAGCAGAGGCTTGCATTGATGTCCTCCCAAATCACAAGCAAGGAAATTACTTCTTCTCCTTCCACGAAAGGCCTCCTTTCCCCGCCATCGAGTAATTACACCAAAAGCATTCTATCATATCCATCTACCAAGTCGGACTTTGGTAGGCGAAGTTCGGATTTTGGGGTGCAGGTCTTCAACTGTACCGAGCTTGAAGAAGCCACTAACAAATTTGATCCTTCTAGAGAACTTGGAGATGGTGGATTTGGTACTGTATATTATGGTTCGTATCCCGCCCTTCCATCATCCTCATGATAATATTGAGTACAAGAGCTGAAAATGtgagttttaatttttgaaacagGGGTGCTTTCTGATGGTCGTGTAGTTGCAGTTAAGCGCTTATACGAGAACAATTTCAAGCGCGCAGAGCAGTTCATCAATGAAGTCGAGATTCTGACTCGGTTAAGGCATCAATACCTTGTGAAACTCTATGGATGCACCTCTAGGAGAAGCCAAGAACTACTGCTTGTGTATGAATATGTAGCAAATGGGACAGTGGCAGATCATCTGCATGGAAAACGTGCGAAATCGGGGTTGCTATCTTGGCCTATTAGGTTGCAAATCGCCGTGGAAACTGCTGATGCACTTGCTTATCTACATAGATCAGATATCATACATCGGGATGTCAAAACCAACAACATTCTTCTGGACAATGATTTCCATGTCAAAGTTGCTGATTTTGGGTTGTCAAGGTTGTTCCCCAACGACGTCACTCATGTGTCGACTGCTCCACAAGGGACTCCCGGCTATGTCGACCCTGAGTACTACCAGTGCTATCAACTCACAGAAAAGAGCGACGTGTACAGCTTCGGGGTTGTGCTAATCGAGCTTATATCATCGCTGCAGGCAGTAGATACCAACAGGCACCGCCACGACATCAATTTGTCGAACATGGCTGTCAACAAGATTCAAAACCGGACATTGCACGAGCTGGTTGATTCAAGTGTTGGATTCCACACGAATAGTTCGGTGAGGAGGATGGTTACGTTGGTTGCAGAGTTGGCTTTCAGATGTCTGCAGCAGGAGAAGGACATGAGACCTTCGATGCAAGAAGTGCTGGATGTTTTGAAAGGGATACAGAATGAAGATTCGAATGCTCTTGCGGTAGAAATTGTGGACCTCTCCATGGCCATGGGTGATGATGCTGGTCTACTCAAGGGTAGCACCACACCCAGGTCACAAGATTCACTTCCTTGATTActactaatttttgtggatgcACAGGCACTTGAAATTGAATATGTACTTGAATCTTGATTTGGAAGATTCCCGGGTATGTAAAACATCTCAAGGATCTTGAAAGTGAGCAGTTTATAAACATGTTAATTGTGTATTATGTTGGAGTAAATTGCCTTGCAGTATCCATTGTGTATTTGTTGGAATTCACTTGGAAGAGTGCATAATCGTGCTTGAATGCAAAATTAAGGCCATATTTGTATAGAATGTAGCATGTTTATAGAGAACAATCAATATGTCTTTCTGAAAGACATTGTGGATATTACGTTGATGACATGTTAGGACAACATTTCTAAATTAATCATCACAGTTATTGTATTGTTTAGATCTCAATTTAAACTCTACAGAATTTGGCATTTGTGTTCTTATCAGTTTATTCTAATTGGTGTTCAAAATCTAGGAATGCGACGTACCATCTACTAATTTTTATGATTATTctgtttattatataatattcgcAAGTCAAGGTAAGACGATCCATTGTCCAATTTGGCAGGCATTTTTTGAGGTGGTGAAGAATCAATAGTTTCTCCGTCGGTGGTACCAAAAAATCTACTAAATTATTTTCATCaaagttatttttttaagagtgcgttctctttagttgtaaatttatcatggaaaaaaatgagataaataaaatttcatcttttaaatattttctttctttttcttcatttcctacttgacccttactcattcctagGGGtgtaaaatcgggtacccgcgggtaccctacccgcaaaatGCGAATACCCGCGGGACAAAATCGCCCGAAACCcccaccctcacccgacccGCCTGCATGtcgcgggtacccgaatacccgctgcgggtatgagggtaccctcaatTTCCCGCAATTTCTTGATTGGTTTTAATTGTgcgggtattttgtcccgcTGGAGGGTATTTCTTATCCCGCAATGTGCGGGTACCCTTTTTACCCGTaggaattattttataaattaattaccattcaaatcaatttgaactcaattttaaaataaaagttgctttttaaatataatatagataaatatagaATTGTGACAGTACAAAGAACTGaactgaaattaattattaaaatctaCCTAATCAATTAAAGCTCCAAACATATGTTTGAAATATTGGAATGCATAGTAAATGCATCCAAACGTATATTTGAAATATTCTCACATTTTTGTACTCACAgtctatgtttttttttttgaaaccgtACTCACAGTCTATTAAAtgcatatataaaaattaaataaattcataagcataaaaatgattaaactaaaaatttaatttgcGGGTATGCGGGTATCCGTCAGGGTATccgcgggtacccgatacccgcattTTTTTAGAAACTaatacccgcacccgaccctccacCCGAATTTTGCGGGTATCAGGTgggtatcgggacgggtgagggtatacccgatacccgcaacccgatttTACACCCCTACTCATTCCCCATTCCTCATTTcttacttgacccttactcattcctcatttctTACTTGACCCttacacctatatatatatagggtgagcATCAAGTGAGAACCACATTTTTTCATAAGAATATAAAACcatgaacaaacacataaaatatatgaacAAGAGATAGTTAGATCGTGAACAAGTATAATACATTAAATACATGAACAAGACATGGTCGGATCATGTATGCATGTTATATTTCACTGTTCACTATCTTACTCCctcttgttcatgtattttatgtgtttgttcatgTTTTCCGTTCTCACAAAAAATGTAGTTCTCACTTGAGGCCTAGCTCAAGTtgcaaagttgaggcacccaaagactctttattatgagaggtcttgggttcaatctcatCTGCGTGCGAGTAGTTTTCCACCTTTGTGTAGGTATTGGTTCCGTCTACGTGTGGATAATTTTTCCatctttgtgtgggtagtggttcCGTCTGCGTGCggtttgtgtggtgtagaggtctcgCCTGTATAAtgattgcttatttgattatataataaatacctcttgtaattctaaaaaaaataaaaaataaaaaaaattatgcagtATTATATAATTTCTCAAGGTTTTCCAAAATGATTTAAGTATGGAATCAAGATTATTTCGTGTAACaacaaattatttataaaaatactctctctgtctcgTTGATAATGACTCACTTTCCTTTTTCATCTATTCCGTTAATAATAGTTTGTTCCAAAAACAGGAAATCACATTTTTTGACAAAAACATTGTGAGCTCGACCGCTTTTTATCAGTTTTAtaactttattaattaattttttttaataatcgtgTCGAATAATAATGAGCCATTAAATATGAGACGAAGGGAGCAAAAGATATTAAAACCTAAGGATTAAGAGCTTGATATTCTAGCCAAGTCAATTTGACGTTTAGAATGTTTGCTAGCCAATTAGCAATCTAATTCGACGATTTGCGATCTCTAGGGTACTAGATAtattatctttaaaaaaaatggttaattgtctgtaaattcataacgttttcacggaattggtttttgttcataatttaaaaaaaaattacttttcaATATAcaacctttcgtttttgtctcgtTTTTATTCATTGACCTATTTTTTCTTACGTTGGCGTTGGAAACTACACGGTGACAGCCGAAATTGATATGGTGGCAGACGAAAATTGACACTTAAGCTATTTTTGACATGTGgacaaaatgaaaataaaataaaataaaaagaaaaataatgtgACATAATAAACCCCTCCCTCCCACATCTTCTTCCCCCTTCCCTCATTTCCCCCACCCAGCACCGCCCCCTGCCACCATCATACGCCGGCGCCCGCCGCcccctccccttcccccaccaTCCGCCCCCGCCACATCCCCTATCCGCACCTCCGTCGGACCCTCCCCCTTCCCCTACCTCGGCTCCACcacttccccctccccctccccagaccTGCGTCGATCTTCTCCCTTCCTCCGAAACTCCGTCCCATCATCGCCTTCCTCCAGATCTATGCTGCCGCCGTGAGGTGTCCCTCCGCCTCAGCCGTGAGGtgtccctccgtcccattgtcACCTTCCTCCAGATTTATGCCGCCACCGTGAGGTGTCCCTTCGTCCTCGTCGCCTACCTCCAGATCTATGCCGCCGTCATTATCTCGTTTTTGTAGGGTCTTGTGCTGGTAAAATTAGGGCTTTGTTGGGATTGAAGGGGGGTTTTCAGAGGGATGGGGTTTGAGGGAGAGACGATGGCGGCAGCTTCGTCGCGTCGCTGCTGTCGCCGAAATTTCAGAGATGGGAGGTCGGCGATTGTTGAGGAAGAAGGAGAAGTGTCTGCTGTCGCCATAATTTCAGAGAGGGGAGGTCAGCCGAGTTTGtgagagaagaagagaaaatgGGTTGTTCAGTGGTGGCAGGGGGCGGCGCCGGCGATGGTGGCGGCGAGTGGGGTggaggggaattagggtttgggagtgggggaggttggggaagatgatgcgggtgattttttttcttttctttttttaagtttttttcaaCATGTCAAAAATAGCTTAGGTGTCTATTTCCGCCTGCCACTACATCAATTCTGGCTGTCACCATGTCATTTCCGGCGCTGacgccaaaaaaaaaaaatcggtgaTCGGATAAAAAtaagacaaaaataaaaggttatgtatttaaaagtaaatttttaaaattatgagcAAAAATTAATACCGAGAATACGTTATgaatttacatgcaattaatccaaaaaaaacaaaaattcacGTACTAGTCTACTAGatagattttatttcatttcctTATCGATGATTTTATTGGCGAATTATAACTAATTAGTTTGATGCTCGAGATTTGAGAAGCATGACTGCATGAGGTTATAATTTCAGCTCATGTAAATATATTACCACATTTATTTCGTTTATTATTTACCTCATAGGCCGGCGAGTAATTGCATGGCATGTAACAACAATTAGAGCCGCGAAAGTCATTACTGCTTTACTATaccatcctatatatatatacatctaaACTTAGCTAGGTGGCTTCAAATACTATATTATCCAATACTATTATTGTTCATGATGTTGGCATGGCAGAGTAAAATGAAGCAAAGAACCATAATGTTTAGGTGTGTTAAACTTACTATTCTTATATATGTTTTACAATTGATTTAAACGATTTGGCtcgataaaataaattaaaaaaattagatctAAACTGATTGAGAAGTAAATATAAGTAATTATAAGTAATGATCGTAAAAATTGACTTACGTGATGTAACGGTGAAATTAATTTACTCAACATGGGTTTGTACGTTGGATTTAAATTACAACCGTGTTTATATGCACAAGAACAATAAACAAATAACATATCTTTTCCCTCTGATTTTGGTTAGTTTAGAAAATTGTATTATGCTTATAATTTTTACTGAACTATGAACAAAACtgaaaaacttttttttttttgataaattaaataagaaataaagaaatttaacgATGAAGGACTACTCGAACTCAGGGCCTCTGGTCTTAGACATTAAACATTGTGTTATAAcattaatctatatctatattctatatataatataaaagagagGAGTCTAACGTaaactttttcccaccaaaatttctctctcttcatttttcttcttataattttgattctcttttaaaatcatcaactttaatttataaaaaaaatattcaatatggatgttaaattaaagataatgacgatatctttaatttgatgtaaaaattataaaaaaataaatttaaaaccaataagttattatagtttaaagtcaccaaattatttttttctctctcctctctcttctctcctctatcatctcctctctcatttcccATTTTTTAAAATCCACGTTCTATCAttcctttttccatatttttttattttattttttatgtttctaCTATAtatcagtattttttatattttactatttatatttttattatatcagtttaatgcaattacaatgatgaaacttatatttgttcattttagaaatctttatcttaaaaatatttttttaaatgtcaactttatattaatataaatttgtagataaataactaatatatatagtatatcttaaaaatcgaatttttaagcttcaaatttactcattggaaaatcagtaattagagaaccattatcgattttctttaaaaataaaaaataaaagtaaattgaagagtttaattttttagtagcacatttatttaaatttgctgaaattatatacattttattttggaaaatgaaagacacatatctcatgttaaaccctttattttttcactttccaattgaaaaaaaaatgtatacattgtaactttattttaaaatttgagcataaacaaaacgacctcataaatatgatttaaatatgcattcgaaaactatattaaactatagttatactatatgtaaataaataattttgtacatcttagaatattatatgatccataatgatactcattatcatctatacttgcttttgatatttcataatttatttatttataaatttatacacattatcaattaaatcaattaattgctatttcaataattgaaaattcgaatgttttcagattgatatttttattgagattatattgtgaataatttattttttattgagatcatttatgtttatatatatatatatatatatatatatatatatatatatatatattatgtttaacatttttattatttatttaaattatcgttcaatttcgatgatggtcgtgcatcgcacgagcgggcacatACTAGTGTTAATTAAAAACGTATTTGCATAACTGTCAATGAGGCCTTGCTCTAGTGAtaaagttgaggcacccaaagactctcctttgtgagaggtcttgagttTAATCTCGCATGTGTGCGGTGATATTTTCCCACTTTAGCTGGTGTTGTATTCCCGCCTGCATGCGGTGTTGTTTTGTTTGGTGTTGAGGTCTCACACGCAGAGAGTTTCTCACCCGCATGCGGTGATGATTTCCCACTGCTTGGATGGATTGGTGGTGAGGTCACTACAAGAATCTGGCatattaccgacggaaaattccgtcggtaaagcCATATACCGACGGATCACCGATGATCGCCGTGTATCGCTGTAAAAGTGGTCGGTAATAAAATTATCGCCGAAATTTCGCTTCCGTCGCTAAATACCGACGGAAAGGACAACGGACCGTCTGTAGGCGAGCACAGGACGACGCCGGCATCGTCTGAAATCAGCGACGAAAATAGCGAAGGAAATGATCGTCGATATTAGCGACGGTTATTTCCGTcgctaatttctttttttttacgcAAAAATAATCAGcgtcgatatatatatatatatatatatatataaatctagcTTTATACCCTACAAGTATTTTGGcatttataatgtattttgaacttaattgcatatgtTAAGACG includes these proteins:
- the LOC131023833 gene encoding LEAF RUST 10 DISEASE-RESISTANCE LOCUS RECEPTOR-LIKE PROTEIN KINASE-like 1.4 isoform X2, encoding MISWLSFLLILKFSIGSSDSGSELYRKCSNTFSCGGNITGIGYPFRGAGDPEYCGHRSLVLSCDERRNVTNIDIMDLRYRVLEMDGSSQTMRIAREDTMSSACPSVMANTTLDYSVFDYASSCMNYTFLYGCPFNPGFLMHVPCGGDAGGAYVLPGAAVGPKDCDASVIVSGALVAINEPLGTPELGEALKHGFQIRWKMESKSCSDCTASQGRCGYDLTTNKTVCYCRDPPYVSDACTVTDYRSPPKSKGSRNTERSIGLFIAGAILTGVGLGWLVFHCRQKRKQRLALMSSQITSKEITSSPSTKGLLSPPSSNYTKSILSYPSTKSDFGRRSSDFGVQVFNCTELEEATNKFDPSRELGDGGFGTVYYGVLSDGRVVAVKRLYENNFKRAEQFINEVEILTRLRHQYLVKLYGCTSRRSQELLLVYEYVANGTVADHLHGKRAKSGLLSWPIRLQIAVETADALAYLHRSDIIHRDVKTNNILLDNDFHVKVADFGLSRLFPNDVTHVSTAPQGTPGYVDPEYYQCYQLTEKSDVYSFGVVLIELISSLQAVDTNRHRHDINLSNMAVNKIQNRTLHELVDSSVGFHTNSSVRRMVTLVAELAFRCLQQEKDMRPSMQEVLDVLKGIQNEDSNALAVEIVDLSMAMGDDAGLLKGSTTPRSQDSLP
- the LOC131023833 gene encoding LEAF RUST 10 DISEASE-RESISTANCE LOCUS RECEPTOR-LIKE PROTEIN KINASE-like 1.4 isoform X1, translating into MPLLLILAAALFAAAHCQSDTYANCDRTFSCGSITNITFPFHGGDRPPYCGLPDFALACRDGNTTELAHTSAAYRVLRLNQTEKSLVLAHSDLYSNTCPSDFRNITLGSPYFYYNLTQNEELTMFYGCNTSRLSSAGNNASELSITRDNRIRCNSTDLNYTGAFYWIGPVPSDPILSIISCNISVRMPMLRAAGDLLTNSTINLGEALMEGFDVSYSVQDESLCSECNRMSGQCGFSAETDKLICICGDKLCPFALTPPPAPTPSDGSRNTERSIGLFIAGAILTGVGLGWLVFHCRQKRKQRLALMSSQITSKEITSSPSTKGLLSPPSSNYTKSILSYPSTKSDFGRRSSDFGVQVFNCTELEEATNKFDPSRELGDGGFGTVYYGVLSDGRVVAVKRLYENNFKRAEQFINEVEILTRLRHQYLVKLYGCTSRRSQELLLVYEYVANGTVADHLHGKRAKSGLLSWPIRLQIAVETADALAYLHRSDIIHRDVKTNNILLDNDFHVKVADFGLSRLFPNDVTHVSTAPQGTPGYVDPEYYQCYQLTEKSDVYSFGVVLIELISSLQAVDTNRHRHDINLSNMAVNKIQNRTLHELVDSSVGFHTNSSVRRMVTLVAELAFRCLQQEKDMRPSMQEVLDVLKGIQNEDSNALAVEIVDLSMAMGDDAGLLKGSTTPRSQDSLP